A genomic region of Methanofollis fontis contains the following coding sequences:
- a CDS encoding pyridoxamine 5'-phosphate oxidase family protein, giving the protein MRRADREITDQAELEMALNEAVYATFALCGDDGPYAVPLNFAHHCGAIYIHSALEGRKVEILRENPVVGFSAVVGAELLPAETPCGWGMRYHSVCGTGTAEMIDDSAEKARALNLIMAKYSGRGGHAFTEEVLAMVCVFRIRIIGMTGKRVG; this is encoded by the coding sequence ATGCGACGGGCTGACAGGGAGATTACAGATCAGGCTGAACTGGAAATGGCCCTGAATGAGGCGGTTTATGCCACATTCGCCCTCTGTGGCGATGACGGACCCTATGCCGTACCTCTGAACTTTGCCCATCACTGTGGGGCCATATATATCCATTCGGCCCTTGAAGGCAGGAAGGTGGAGATCCTCAGAGAAAACCCTGTGGTCGGTTTTAGTGCGGTCGTCGGTGCAGAACTCCTCCCTGCTGAGACACCGTGTGGCTGGGGGATGCGTTACCATAGCGTGTGCGGTACAGGGACGGCCGAGATGATCGATGATTCCGCGGAAAAGGCACGGGCGCTGAACCTGATCATGGCGAAGTACTCTGGACGGGGAGGCCATGCTTTCACAGAAGAGGTCCTCGCCATGGTCTGCGTTTTCAGAATCAGGATCATCGGCATGACCGGGAAGCGAGTGGGCTGA
- a CDS encoding HNH endonuclease, with protein sequence MTTSIQICLSSFDPSGPPLCRERPALNGYIGLCIHCPHADRGGGRLRCRRYSRRITVREKYALPAWKRLRREIVDRDGGQCVVCGKGDHLHVHHIDGDPSHDDPGNLVSLCEHCHARAHLEIRRGGEERVRRFLHHSQR encoded by the coding sequence ATGACGACCTCCATCCAGATCTGCCTCTCCTCATTCGACCCATCCGGACCGCCCCTCTGCAGGGAGCGTCCTGCCCTCAACGGGTATATCGGCCTCTGCATCCACTGCCCCCATGCCGACCGGGGAGGGGGGAGGCTGAGGTGCAGGCGCTATTCCCGCCGGATCACGGTGCGGGAGAAATACGCCCTCCCGGCATGGAAACGCCTGCGGCGGGAGATCGTTGATCGGGACGGGGGACAGTGCGTCGTCTGCGGCAAGGGAGATCACCTCCATGTGCACCATATCGACGGCGACCCCTCCCACGACGACCCGGGGAATCTTGTCAGCCTCTGCGAGCACTGCCATGCCCGCGCCCACCTGGAGATTCGGAGGGGCGGCGAGGAGCGGGTGAGACGCTTTCTCCATCATTCACAGCGGTGA
- a CDS encoding ATP-binding protein, producing MAGKQEIRKAADALKDVRGTVDGGLRVVITGKGGVGKTTITALLAHLLARAGERVLAVDADPQENLAYALGCPESDVIVPLSENASYIEEKVGARPGGWGGMLTLNPDVDDAVDRFGIRFSDRLTLLVMGTVGRAGSGCLCPENALLGGLVRSIALGDGDAVLLDTQAGVEHFGRALAHGFSDAVVVADPSYNAISVARHAAELADGLGIPAVHLVVNRVRDNIERERAERLIGSAVCFTSVVWLPYDDSVRLTEPDVSSLLGGDSAFLRGVRDLSVRLRDHRCE from the coding sequence ATGGCAGGAAAACAGGAGATCCGGAAGGCCGCAGATGCCCTGAAGGATGTGCGGGGGACAGTCGACGGGGGGCTGAGGGTTGTGATCACCGGCAAGGGAGGCGTGGGCAAGACGACGATCACCGCCCTCCTTGCCCATCTTCTTGCCCGAGCAGGGGAGAGAGTGCTTGCCGTGGACGCCGACCCCCAGGAGAATCTTGCGTATGCGCTTGGCTGTCCTGAATCCGATGTAATTGTGCCGCTGTCCGAAAACGCCTCATACATCGAGGAGAAGGTCGGGGCGCGGCCGGGCGGGTGGGGGGGCATGCTCACCCTCAACCCCGACGTCGATGACGCCGTCGATCGGTTCGGGATCCGGTTCTCTGACCGCCTCACCCTGCTGGTGATGGGTACGGTGGGCCGCGCCGGGAGCGGGTGCCTCTGCCCGGAAAACGCCCTTCTTGGAGGACTGGTCCGCTCGATCGCCCTCGGAGACGGCGATGCCGTCCTCCTCGATACGCAGGCCGGTGTGGAGCATTTCGGACGGGCGCTCGCCCACGGCTTTTCCGATGCGGTCGTGGTCGCCGATCCCTCGTATAACGCCATATCCGTCGCCCGGCATGCGGCAGAACTGGCAGACGGTCTGGGGATCCCTGCGGTTCACCTCGTCGTGAACCGGGTGAGGGACAACATCGAGCGTGAACGGGCGGAACGGTTGATCGGTTCTGCCGTGTGCTTCACATCGGTCGTCTGGCTCCCGTATGACGATTCCGTCCGCCTGACCGAACCCGATGTTTCTTCATTGCTCGGGGGTGATTCCGCATTCCTCCGGGGTGTCCGGGATCTCTCGGTGCGCCTCAGGGATCACCGCTGTGAATGA